The following nucleotide sequence is from Zea mays cultivar B73 chromosome 1, Zm-B73-REFERENCE-NAM-5.0, whole genome shotgun sequence.
ccaaaaggcaggggcatatgTTGGGCGCCAAAATAGGCAGTCGGATGGTCCGCGGTCAGGTAGTGCGGACGGTACGCGCGCGCAGAATTAGTTAGAGTTCCGAGTTTCTTGTGGTATTTGTTAGCTAAAACCGGGGATTTAGCTCGGGATACGGATTGTAACAGGTCCAGACATCCCCTCTATATATACATAGAGGACTACGACCgattaatcatcaacaatcgaatcaaaatCCAGTTTatatctcgtttttaccttaagcattatgagtagttctagtttaattCTAGATTAGCCTTTCTCTACCCCAAATTATCCGCCTCTTTTCAGCTCTACGTCAATTAGAGGTGTCTAAGGTGGCCTACCGAGCCTAGGCAAGGCCTAGGACCTCTCCTCccggacggggtccctcccgggagcgagatccaggcgttgCCGACAAACTCCGCCGCCGCGAACCGTTCGACCTTCAGGCGCGGATCGACACGTCAGGCAGCAGGAACACGAGCCCtgcgccaggccgcggaccgtccgtgcctcCGCAGATAGCACCGCCGCCGATTCTCAACGTAATGATTGGCGCCCGAAACGGCACCAATAGTCGGAATTCCGTGACGTGTCAATACGCTGCGGCACACAGGTTAGTTAGAGCATGACTTACGATGGCTAATTAACCTCATTGTTTCGTGATTCGACCAGATATATGGAAAACGATAAATAGCTTGTTACAGTGGCACTGGGTGAGCTGAAGCAGTTAAGTTTGAGCGAGAAAGGAGCAGGACAAGCAAGTTCCGAGAAAGCTGGCCTTTTGAGGGAGGAAGGTCCAAGGATGCAGGTGCAGGTTCATGCACCACCTGTATTTGAGGATGGCTGACCGGGGATGCCCTGCACTGGCCGCGGTCACTCTCACTCTAGATCACTTGGCTTGGCTTGCAGCTCATGATGTACATTGGTTTGCTTCTTGAGCACTGTCATGTACCTATGCATACATACAATACAATGCAATTTGTTGCTGGAAGGATTTGTTTGTTTATTATTCGGTTGTCTACGCATTGCCTGGTAGCTAGAGTGCATGCATCTGCATCAACCATGGCCGGCCATGGTGGACTGCTGCTTCTCACTCACTCACTCACCACGTGACCATTCTATTATCCATCCTATTGTAGTATTTCTGCTCTACTAGTCTTCTATTTTAGTGTAGAGAAATTGGTAGTAGCTTGCTGCATCCAAGAAAAACTACTAACAAGTGAAGTTAATTGCATCTGGTCACTGCACTTGGCATCTATCTACCGGgtgaatagccatgaacgacgacCACGACGGCGGCGGAATAGAAAATACGTGGAAAAGTAGGTGGATCGGGGTAGCAAGCAGATTCATTGCACCTTAATTAACAACTTGCCATCGCCAGCACGTGTCTGAATCTAACGCACTTCTATGTTTTCTTGGCTGGCTAGCTGACGGCTTGACCAGGTCATGCCTGCTCTATTTTTTTTCCTTGGGATTTTCCGTACAAACATTCATCTCTCTCCACATCATGCATGCCACGGTGGATTTCAAATTGGTTCCAATGCAGAAAGTCTCCTTTATCTGTATTAGCGTTTCATTGCACAGCTCTTAGCATCGGTTGCCACATCAGTTTTTTATAGACTTTTAGTTAATATAAAACACATCATTTTTATTAAAATTAAAACACGTCTGATTACATAATTGAGCAAATACAGTTAAAGATTGCATAGTTCATAAATATAATTAATAAACTGCTATTACTCTTCCACCTCTTCTGTTAGCTTCTTTCTCCTCAAATTTAAGTTGCTTTGTCAATATTTCTAAGGCCAGCTTATAGGCCCTTTTTTGTGTCTTGGTCCATATCGGCGGTGGAACGATCTAGCAATTTATTAAATTACTCAAATACTTTAGTTTGGACAATCCTCTCACTATCATCGCATAGCTTCCTTAATATTCCTTTCTGCTTAGATGACGACTCAATATTATTTATTGTTGGCCCTTTCCTCTTCCGTTAAGCTATTGGTCTATTACAACCAATAGGGCATGGTGCGTCCATACCTTTTTATGTGATGTGGAGTCATAATCGTTGTTCAAGTTAAGACGAGATCTTTTGCTCCTACCATTGGAGTCATTGTCATCGTGCCTCACGCACCACTTGGACAGACAGTGAAAAGCGTCCCACATGTGCTCTAGCTTGAAGTCAATTTCGTCGGGCTTATTGCAGAAGTTCTCCTTGGCTACTCAAGTAGCATAACATCACCTGCTCCACTCGATCGGGCTGCATACTCGGTTGTAGACACCATTGTAGAGAGTGATCTTTGGTTGCTTGTCGACCATCGATCCTTCAATTGATTGAGGGTACGATGGCAATGAGCTTTCGTTGTGGCATTGTAGGTGCTAGCTATTTGGTCCTAGAAGGCTGACCCCTTCTAATCATTGCCATTAATTAGGTCCACAAAGTGCAATAGTCATGTTGACCTAAAGTTTGTAAGCTCAAAAAACTATtatcgacacaaacatacaatgaATTCACAAAAAATGTGTACCTGCTATCCTTTCGTCTTTCATCTTCATCCAGTCTCTATCGTTGGAATTAAGGAGCATCGTTGTCTCTGCTTGGAGCATTGTTGTAGCCACATAGAGCACAAAATAGAGGATGCACACCATATGAAGGAGGAGCACCAAACACAAGAGAAAATGGAGGAGAAGCACCATATGCATATCCATATAAGTACGGAGGAGGATATGAATAAGTGAATGTTGGAGGAAGAGGAGTGTCATGGTAGGAGCTTCAATGTGAGGAGGAGCATCATTAATACAATTATCATTGCAATGAGAAGAACCCATGGAAGATCAGTACGAATACGAAGGGGGAGGATATGAGCATGGAAACAGAGGTTGCAGAGTGATGGAACGAGGACAGACAAAAATATCCTCTCGACGATGTTGTATGAAAGAAAGACAGAAAGGCCATAGAAAATGACTCTCACACTAGTAGAGGTATCATGAAGCCGTGGAGATTGGTTGTTGAGCAAGTCGGTAAAGATTTGAATGTTCATACCATCATGCTCTAGGTTACAATATAAAGAAAGATGAGCAAAATAGAGAGTGCAGTGTGAATGAATCCAAACCTCCCTCTATTTATAGGATGGATTTCATGTCTTTTTGAAACTTTTTATTTCAAACTGTTCAAAACGTCTAATTGACATGACACACATGTGGACAAAGTAAAACACGTCACATCGCTAAAGCTGATCGGTACCAACCAGCTTAGATCAGTATTGACCAATTAGGTCAAACCATGTGCATCGCATCGGTACCGACCTATTGATAGACCCACCGGCAGGCTGACCAGAACCTCAATATCAAATTTCCAGAGGGGAGAGACCGTTGACCACCTGAAAAAAGTCAAGTTATGAATTATGATACATGGTTCAGTGCCCTGTCTAACATCATTATTCTTGTCCATGAACTCCATCCAGGACTCTTCGTGAGCATGTTTTTTTTTTTCTGTACAGGAGTAAGTTAGTGCTTCTCCTTGGAGAAAGGAACGTGCATAAGCAAGAATGGCTGAAAACATGTAACCTCAAACTCAAACAAGACCAACCTTACTAGAATCTACTCTAAATCCTTCAAACAAACAAGATGCGTTCTTGACTTGTGCGTGCCTCTGCCTAGGCAGAGGTTCAGATGGAGTGGTGGCTCCGGTGccaggacgacgaggaggagtgGGACATGGTCTGCTCCTCTGCCTCGGTGGCGGTGGCTCCCAGCAGCTCCTCCAGGTAGTCTGCTCCGAGGTCTTCCAGCTCCATGACTTCGCTTCTTGTCGCCGTCTTGGCCTTGCGGTTCCGGCTGGCTGGCCGCCGCATCCGCATGGAATGCCGCCGCTTGAGCGCCACCACGGGCGAGGCAGAGGCAGAGCCAGAGCCAGGGATGGGCATGCCCATCCCCATCCCCATCCCTTCCAGGGACTGGCGGACCCGCTCCACGGGGAAGTTGAGCACGGCGGCCTCGCCACGCATGGCGAACGCCGCCTGGTCGTACGCCAACGCCGCCGCCTCGGCGCTGTCGAAGGTGCCCAGCCACACGCGCACGCCGTTGCGCGTGGAGTCCCGGATCTCCGCCGCGAACTTGCCCCACGGACGCTTGCGCACCCCGCGGTAGGGCCGCCCGCCGCCAGCCCCCAAGGACCTTTCTGCTTCTTCCTGCTTCGACGTCGCCCCCTCCTGCCCCTGCCCCTGCACCTGCCGGGTGATCATGTCCAGCAGCGCCATCTCGTCGGTGTCGTTGCCGTCGAATGCGAGCACGGGGGCGGGCGGCGCGCGCTGCTGTTGCTGGACCCACGTCGGCGCGGAGGAGTCGACGGAGGAGCCTGGCGAGTCGAGCGGTGGCACTGCCACGCGGGGCTGGTGGAACTGGAAGGATGATGGTTGGCGCGTCATGGCGGCACGGCGGGCGAGGAAGCCGACGATGCCAGTGCTGAGGTGCAGAGGCGACGGGGAGCTGTTTGAATTCTGGGAGTGGGAGGTGCTGCTCACCATGAGGATTACAGGTCCAATTCAAACTGGTGTGGAATGGTTGGAGACAATTGCACGCGCGCCTCCCTCCTTTTATACTGCTCTGCTCTTCTTCTGCCTCTGTCTGTCTTTCGTCCCAAACACGAACAGGGCAAAAACAGAGACACCCAAAACAAAACAGGGGGAACCCACTACAATGAGAAGAAtccttgttatttttgtttccTTGTATATCTTTGACCACCTCAGGTTTCTCATACCATAATCTTAACTAGAATGCAATAAAATCTCCAAAGCTTTTCTAACCCGTACAAATTGCATTTCCCCCTGACAAGATAGCTCATAAAATGTTTTTTTTTATATAGTGCCGTCCAAAATGCATGCATGCAGATGCACTGTAGTGTATGTAGGGTTGTAAAGGAGTCGAGCCGGTTTGCTAGGTGACTGAGCTCGGTTCAGCTTGTCTTGTTGTCAGCTCGCGAGCTACAATTTGATAAATAATATTTTAAAATAATAGTCTATAAATGTGAAATAAATAATCATAATACGACACTAtgagtaatctaaattataaattatCATATATCTATCACTAAAAACTAAAAAATAAGTtagatatgtataaaattatTCAATATCTATAATTATTGTGTAGGTTGATTAATCTGAtgtagctcgcgagccagagcgGTTCGGCTCTCTTGAGGTTCGCGAGCCGTTTCAAGCCAAGCTGAGCCGCTTAGGTAGTTTTCAGTTTGTCAGAAAGCatgttgtgaggcatggtcagtcaagataaaatttgtccctctcttcttgagagagatatctctaggccacttgagtgattggatcaagaaatgcatgaccATGCTAGGGTTAAATGTTAACCATTGAaatgattccaattcacagtatgaaGAAAGAGAGGTcatcttagagccagaccaaattcgTGAGACAAAGGAACAATATGTACGTAATGTTTCAATGGTTCgtttgatatgatctttacgtgcgcatagaaGTTGACACGTCTTGATAGAGAccactgtcaattattgggccaagtaagagtacttgaGCCATGTCTATGTGTACATGAATCTATAGGGTCACACATTTAAGGGGAAGGAATCCTAACTTAGATTGGATCCAAAATTAGACTAGTTGTTAGGGTTGCTAATGAGCCTTGGATTCAAAAGCCCACCAGAacacctatataatgaggggcaggGCGCGCTTAGGGTCATCCCTAACTCGTGACCAGCAAACCAGCAGTCTCGCCCCTCACACCCTCGCCAAGCCACCGTCACGAACCTAGCAGTTTGGTATGCGGCGCTTCCTTCCTGTACATGGGGATACCTTGGAGGTGCTGCATTTGGAGCActgggacgaaccgtgcgaggacgtgaagaacGTCGGTGACTGTACGACACTGCTCAACACGTACATCTACATTGATAGGCACAAGTAGACTAGCACTTACGATTCTGTGGCTGGTATGTTACTTTATTGTCTCCTTTTTTGTATGGTATTTCTCATTCTCACACTACATGGACACTCAATATCTCATGTATCATGCCACTGTCATTGTGCTGATCCACGTTGCACTGACTCTCCATGTGCACGCCACACTAGGTAGTTTGGATGGGTATAAACCCATGGTAGCAAAGATGTCACTTTATTGTATCCTATGTATGGTATTTCTCATTCTCACACTTGCTACATGGACACTTCACGGTAGGTCAAGTTGCCACCACAAATGTGTGGCTCGAAAATTCTTTAACGACCGCTAACTATTCCATTGCTTGTGTCCTTCCCTTTTCCCACCCCTCATACATCGCCCTTCGATATTCAACCATTTCTAAGGCTAATAAACGAACCATATGAAATATTATCAACGAGTGTAGCTTAGATGACATGAAACCTATTAGGAAATATGTGTCCTAAACCCATCCGAGAATAGAGGTTGTTACATGCTATCTGTGACTTGTACTATAATATAAATAAACTTCTGACAACATAATCTCGCTGCTCTCCGAACACACGCTTGATAGTGGTACTACAAAGAATCGTAGGGTTATGCTACCGAAACCTCATTTGGATTGTAGTGCAAGTCATGAATCATATGCAACATTCTCTATTCTTGGTCTGTCAAAAAATGTGAACAATTATGGAACCGTGCATCTCATGAATCAACACAAAATGTACGGATCTCGAATAGGCGATACCCATGATATGCTATGGTTTAGTGCTTAAACATAAAATTTACAAAATAGACAAAAGTTATATGATATACCAATATAATTAGAGGCATTCACCTACGGTATGCTATGGTTTAGCACTTAAACATAAACTTTACAAAATAGACAAAAAAACGAGAATGATATAAATGGAAAGGAATTTAACATGTATAAGCTGATACTTATAAACAAAAGGTATACGATATATAAATATAATCAGAGACATTAATACAATTATATTTAATTGCAATTATGAACGATATGAATCATGATTATAGAACCAAAATGAAGAGGTGTTTAGTTTCATCTTTGAATGTTTGAATGATAATTACagatattaaatatagtctaattataaaaaaAACATTTATAGGGACGAAGAATAAAAAACGAGATAAACTTATTAAATCTAATTAAGCCTATATTTAATACTCTAATGAGTCTGAAAGGCATATGAACGCAACACCGAGAAACTCCAAACTTTCTAACAGTATTAAGAGTTAACAATAATTATACAGCTGATGAGTGACTGATGTGTGTGGTCTACTGACTGCAGCTGACGCAACACAATCTCAGGCACGCACGCACTGACAGAACATTATTGTAATAGCATAATAAGAAGAAAAGctttcaagaagaaaaagatgaagaaaagcTAGCATGTCTTTTTTGACAGTAATAaataaagaagaagaaaaaaggaGAGTAGTTAGGCAAGTCTTGTGGCTTGGACCACCTAGCTATACAGGCTATGGCTAGTTTTTTGCCTGCCTGGATAGCTTTTGGTCAACGTTCAAGTCTTGCTAGCTAGCTCGGGGATCAGTAGACATGCATGCATGTTGTTTTGCTTGTTTGTTGCCAATTCATTTTCATTTCATCCAGTCCAGTTTCATCAGTTTATTCTTAATTGCATACAAGTTGATTTCATGCATCATATCCATATAGCTAGCTAGCTAATTGTGCCACGAGCTCAAATCTAAGCAAGTGGGTGGCCTTTTAATTTTTACTAGGTGGATGGGATCAACAGCGACGCTGCCTACAGAGAACCTGAACCTCTTTCTGCTCTCCTCGTCTCCTAGCTGCTGCGCAAATGCATGCATGAACACCTGCCGCCCCAGCATTATTATGCGTATTTTGTTCCCAGTTTATCATTTCATTTCCACCCAACACTCATCCTCAACCATCCATTTCTATTCTCCATTCCTTAGCCAAACGTACAactcctatatatatatatatcaaggaTCGAGGAAGTTGGATGAGAGCCTAACCCAATTTTCTTTCAATTTCAGTCAATATATTAACACCGTCTAATTAACGAAACGATTGCAAATCGAATACTCTCTAAAATAAGTTGCACATACCAATACCACTAGTAgaaaaggctcaaagcctgcggtaCGGTATATTTTTACAGGTGGATTCAGTTATCAACCGCCTGTGCTATTTTTAGtgacggtttcttaagaaaaccgccactagaaatcgtatttttaGAGGCGGTTCTttatgaaaaccgccagtagaaatccatgatttctagtggcggttttcttaaagaaccgcatgtagaaatcgatttctagtgacggttttctcaaggaaccgccactagaaatcatttttatccttaattttttgagtttttcaaaagacctcgtatgatgaaaccctcaaaataaaagttgtagatctctaaaagttataaaACTTTGCAGTTTACAactttttttatttgaaatcatttcggctctcaaaaattgtatctaaatttatcaaatttaaaattcaaattttgcaaacaacctcggatgaaaaaagtgtcaaaatgaaagttgtagaacttcaaaatttattcaaatttgtagttgacaacttttttatttgaattcgtttacggtCTCGAACAAGCAGTTTACACTCagttggttgtaatatgtgggcaacaaaactACAAATTAGACATAAAGCAAGTCATAGGTGGAATGGTAGAGGAGGGTACGTGCGAGGGTGAAGTTCAGGGGTTTGATTCCTAGCAACCGCGCATAGTACACGAAAAATGCCACGACTCGCGACTTCGATAGAGACAGGCGAGTGGGGGTGGGTGGGCCGAGGCCTCACCAAAAAATATTTTTTTTGCTATTTTTAAAACCCGTTTTATGTTTCCTGAAAACGATTTTTACTAGCGGTTTATTatgtcgaccgccagtgaaaatcgattttcactggcggtcctcagttaaccgtctgtaaaaatgatgatttctactgaCCTCTAGTACTGACGGTTACAAAAAACGTCACTGTAAATAGGTTTacgaccgccactatagagcttatcTGTACTAGTGTACGTTACAAGATGCACTTAAGAAACCATAGAAGAGAGACATTGGATAAGTCTCCATCAAAACTTATTTACAAAGCTTCTAATTTGACAAGTTGTAAGGATTTTTTAGGCGTCAGATACTGCATTTAAGGGTCTGGCGTCGAGTAGGTACATGTAGTCCTCTATGGTTTAGTGAGGATACGCCGCGATATCAAGACCTCGATTGAGACCAAAGAACTCTAAGTCCGTGTGTGTGATGCACACGAGACAATGATCTATGAGGGGTTCAGACTgttggagcgtaataccctatgtTCTCTTATTTGTATTGACTGGATGTGAAAATGACTATGTAAAAGAGTCTCCCGTATGAAGGGGCCCTCTTTCTCCCTTTAGCATAGTTTTCTGCACACCGTGGACGGTCAAGGCCTAGCGCACATCACCCGTGTGTCAACCCACAATGGCATATTGGTGCCATACCTAGGATGACTAGGCCTGGCAACCAGCGTGTCGACACACTATGGCCACAGTCATGCCTATTCTACCGTCGTATAGGCATATCAACTTTATGACTccataaaagggaaatgtgctatgTGCCATTTCTAGCTAAGTTTTGGTCATTAGTGACAAACACAACCTCGTgatctaactagtttgctaagtgtGCACTCACAGGTTCACAAAAGTCGAACTGTGACATTCAACTTGCTATCTAGCTCAAACAGAGGCAAAATAGGGCAAATCATAAAGGAGTTGAACCATGAGTGGTTCTAAGGTTTGAATAAGTTTTAACTGCCCTTAGGAACGTTTTTGAGCACTTTACATTGTCAAATAACACATATTCTCGAGGAAGTGCTTGTTTTGAGCTGGAACACATTTTTTAGTTCAAGAAAGAGCTACAAGTATGAATCTATGATTTAGACATGTTGAACGTTCTCtaaatatgtttgtctaagtcatatgaAAGCTCTCAAGTACAACTAATTCGAGTTGGAAAATAAAAGTGCAAAGTTGCATTTTTCTAGCTATATTGTGGCGAACTGGACAGTCTATCCAGAGAGCCTTGAAGAACTGGCGACTTGGTGCGCTGGACCATggtccagtggcgcaccagaccgtGATCAGTTAACATGATGCTCTCGGCCTTAGagactaaaaatcaccggaccatggtctggtggtgcaccggaccttgGTCCAACGATTACTTCGGCTCCACCAGTAACCGCAACACCTAGCTGACGTGGCAGGTGGTCCGGTGGCAGATCAGACTAGTTTGATGTCAGCTTCAGTTGAAGGGTCCCAGTCAGGATCCTGTAGATGACGACATTGTTAgaatccggtggtgcacctgactGGTCTGGTGCGCCCGCATAGAGCAGATTTCTAGTAAGTTTTCCAACGTCTATTTTGGctatttggggctataaataccccctccATCAGCCATGTCGAGTACCCAAGCATCCTTAGAGCAAAGGAACATTCCCATACACATGCACAACACCTATGATTCATTCTAGAGAGATCTAAGCACCCGTTTGTGAAGAACAAGACATCCTAGCGAGAGTGTGCTCTTGAGATCTTTTTGATGTTGTGTGCTATGTTCTTGCTATTTGTGTTGTGTTCCACTCCTCTTGCTTCTATTAAAGTTATGGCTTCCATTCATTGTGTACAGTTGCAAGGGACTCCGATATATGGAGATCCTTGTGAggagaaaactataaggaagacatgtggcctcaagtttgatctttaggTCACTTGAGAAGGGTTGGGAGCAACCCTTGTCCTTTAGGACACCACAATGGGGACGTAGGCTCTTCGGAGTTGAACCTCGATCAAACAAATTGTTGCATCTTGTGGTTCTTGCtttttttaatttgttttccTCTTCCTCACTCCAAGTTCTTGTTATCATCTTCACTTATGATATTGCTCTCATATTTATTCCGTAATCAAGAAAGAGCATAAAGTGCAAGAACTTTTTCTCTTCTACTCTTCTGGATCTAGATTTTGATCTAACCGGTAATTTGGAATCCAGTCACCGCATTGGATAGCCCTGCAACATCTACTCTAGCTTAGGCCTCTAGCTAGGGTCTTGGAAATCCCAACCCCCATGGCAAAGTCTGAGGCATGCTCACACACGCTCTGCAACCCACAAGTTTCACACAACCTCACTGGGCATGTCAACAAAGCTGAAAACATCGGTGGCAGACAAAAGTAAGAGAAAGGGGGCTTAGCCGTCTTAATAGGCATGTCAATTCCTTCTTCACCATGCTAGCGATTACATGAAAAAATTGTAACCCTCCCTCTCTTGATATATAAAAGGGAGAGGAGGCCTCCCTTtagaggggaagaaaaagaaagaacaaGAATACGGAGTACGATAGAAGCACTCACACCTGAGAGACTTGGGAACTTTCCCTCTTTCACCCGTTTGTAATCCCCTGCTACAAACAATCGGGTGCCGGTAACACGAGCCACCAAAGACTGAAGTAGGGACATTCGACTCGAACTAGGATAACCCTTGCGTCCACCATGCACACCATCCGAGCCTAAAACACGTATACACAAATTTACTTGGCGGTGCCTATTCAAAACACTATCAAGTGTGTACTCATTAATCTTATAGAGCCTGCTATAATCAAGTGAGAGTTTATGcttattactcttggtgatcacCATCACCTAAACGGTATGGTGGCGTCAAGAGTATAGTGATCATCCATAGAGTTTGTTGGTGACCTAGTTAGGAACTTGTACACGGTTGTGAGCTATTCACCATGTTAGAGCGGTGAAGAAACAACTCATAGACAACATGTGGTAGCACATGTATCTATTGTTGCACTTATAGCATAGCACCACTTATAGCATATTTACCTTCTGTTTGCTATACTCCTAAAGCTCTTGCACTTTCTGCCCTCATGCACATCACAAGGGGAGACTGCTTTTTGAGGGGGTTGCAGTGCATATGGACGATGTTTGTTGAGTGCATTTATCAACAAGGAGGGGAATTATACACATACATAAACATCTTATTGAGAGTGCATTCATTTGTGAGGATTTATGTACTTCTTCATGGGATATGTTTTTATCAGAGGGAGTTTATAAGGAGATGTTTTTGCTAGTTATATTGAGCCTTTGGCTCTTTCTAGAGGGACTAGTTTTGATTTTAGTGTTTTGGCGGTTTTTGCCTTTTTCTCTGATCATTGGCTAGTGGCGTTGAGCTATTTTCTACCTCTTCTTGAGGGCTAGCCATTTTTGTTTGGTTGTATTGAGCCATTGCCCATGTCTTTAAGAACCAAACTTTGCTCACTTCTAATGACTTTGATTTGGCTTTTGTCTGGCCTTTTGTTATTTAAGTGAGTTCTTCCTTCTCCCATCTTCGATGATATTTGTGTTTGTACGGTGGTGTTAGCAATACACTCATCAAGGGGGAGATTGCGAACATAAGGTTGATATGTGCACTTGTGATTTGGGTTTATGATAAGTGATTGTCAACGG
It contains:
- the LOC100384381 gene encoding uncharacterized LOC100384381 produces the protein MVSSTSHSQNSNSSPSPLHLSTGIVGFLARRAAMTRQPSSFQFHQPRVAVPPLDSPGSSVDSSAPTWVQQQQRAPPAPVLAFDGNDTDEMALLDMITRQVQGQGQEGATSKQEEAERSLGAGGGRPYRGVRKRPWGKFAAEIRDSTRNGVRVWLGTFDSAEAAALAYDQAAFAMRGEAAVLNFPVERVRQSLEGMGMGMGMPIPGSGSASASPVVALKRRHSMRMRRPASRNRKAKTATRSEVMELEDLGADYLEELLGATATEAEEQTMSHSSSSSWHRSHHSI